The Thermocrinis sp. genome includes a window with the following:
- a CDS encoding type II secretion system protein has product MNRKGFTLIEFLVAMLILFILMTGFLRGILLYKELQIRNQLKDRASEILNHLSNYIRSAQFNPSALCDSNNPSPFLCAVGYSYPNNWDSSNCLLNASCTFENADTDGDQIADFYDPYSGANRDYISNPMNVAAWLRVVPCNCGPNSCGCCYRDTGTPIPGMNCGERYKGRFIYTATNLASIRRSDTNAEIGRAVGIVVWYFDPQRNYKYISSTVIRSMP; this is encoded by the coding sequence ATGAATAGAAAGGGCTTTACACTTATAGAATTTCTTGTTGCTATGCTGATACTGTTCATACTTATGACTGGATTCTTGCGTGGCATACTTCTTTATAAAGAATTGCAAATTAGAAACCAGTTAAAGGACAGGGCAAGCGAGATATTAAACCACTTAAGCAATTACATCAGGTCTGCCCAATTCAATCCTAGTGCTTTGTGTGATTCGAATAACCCCAGCCCATTCCTGTGTGCTGTAGGTTATAGCTATCCCAACAACTGGGATAGTTCTAACTGTCTCCTGAACGCCAGTTGCACCTTTGAAAATGCAGACACAGACGGAGACCAGATAGCTGACTTTTATGACCCATACAGTGGAGCCAATCGGGATTACATTTCAAACCCCATGAATGTGGCAGCTTGGCTGAGGGTAGTTCCTTGCAATTGCGGTCCGAATTCTTGTGGGTGTTGCTACAGAGATACGGGAACCCCTATTCCTGGAATGAATTGTGGAGAAAGATACAAGGGAAGGTTTATCTACACTGCCACAAATTTGGCAAGCATACGTAGAAGTGATACAAACGCAGAGATAGGCAGGGCGGTTGGTATTGTAGTTTGGTACTTTGATCCTCAAAGAAATTACAAATATATATCCAGCACAGTGATTAGGAGCATGCCATGA
- a CDS encoding type II secretion system protein, producing MKFRRGMTLIELLVVIAITLILAGGIFYAYRTIVQQAITQSLVAKNEQDVETLLYQIRKDIATTGFGVPSNMLRFWPNPACGNLAGFASSNSTIGRVSCGNSDEFYFVSLATREFTFSGCWWIVDNVGNINRQSRRWTFEECPSIPNTNSSLCLDLVTKSLLTACDPSRPNTIIFETDGYSLDRFAVRYYLRGTNLPKECAPNTFNLMKEISGDIPQPVASCIAVFRVRYYDGVQYSENPPADFRNLVAIRLCMLIQVGGRTGALIDPPNTFERCGSIATQPAWREYRWRLIEEDIPLYNLQ from the coding sequence ATGAAATTTAGAAGAGGTATGACACTGATTGAACTTCTGGTAGTCATAGCCATAACCTTAATACTGGCTGGGGGAATATTCTATGCGTATAGAACAATTGTTCAGCAGGCCATTACTCAATCCTTAGTGGCTAAGAATGAGCAGGACGTGGAAACTTTGCTCTATCAAATAAGGAAAGACATAGCTACCACCGGCTTTGGAGTGCCTTCAAACATGCTTAGATTTTGGCCCAACCCTGCTTGCGGTAATCTTGCAGGTTTTGCAAGTTCAAACTCAACTATAGGCAGGGTGAGTTGTGGTAACTCCGATGAATTCTATTTCGTTAGTTTAGCAACAAGAGAGTTTACATTTTCGGGATGTTGGTGGATAGTGGATAATGTGGGAAATATAAATAGACAAAGTAGGAGATGGACCTTTGAGGAATGTCCAAGTATACCCAACACAAACTCCTCTTTATGCCTTGACCTTGTTACCAAGTCTCTATTGACAGCATGTGATCCGTCCAGGCCTAACACTATAATATTTGAAACCGACGGCTACAGTCTGGATAGGTTTGCAGTAAGATACTATCTTAGAGGTACAAATTTGCCCAAAGAATGCGCCCCTAATACTTTTAATCTCATGAAGGAAATAAGTGGGGATATTCCACAACCTGTAGCAAGTTGTATTGCGGTTTTTAGGGTTAGGTACTACGATGGTGTGCAGTACAGTGAGAATCCTCCTGCGGACTTCAGAAACTTGGTAGCCATCAGGCTTTGTATGTTAATACAGGTTGGAGGAAGGACGGGTGCTTTAATAGATCCACCAAACACCTTTGAAAGATGTGGAAGCATAGCAACCCAACCAGCTTGGAGGGAATACAGATGGAGACTTATAGAAGAAGACATACCACTTTACAACCTACAGTAA
- a CDS encoding prepilin-type N-terminal cleavage/methylation domain-containing protein has translation MDRKVKGYTIFELLVVVVIISILAGAFLMGLRNMVLRERLYSAMTQVANDIKEVQFRSISSNATWGIRLCRGSEQYKIFTVQSGCQDATPNCTNDSSTQRLVSLPSGVVPDNDFCVVFDRRGYPLNCGCGLGMGSVTLKNAYGSRIVILNRLGRVRYE, from the coding sequence ATGGATAGAAAAGTAAAAGGTTATACCATATTTGAGCTTTTGGTTGTGGTTGTAATAATCTCCATTTTGGCTGGTGCATTTTTAATGGGGCTAAGAAACATGGTTCTCAGAGAAAGGCTATACTCCGCAATGACTCAAGTGGCTAACGATATAAAGGAAGTTCAGTTCAGGTCCATATCCTCCAATGCAACCTGGGGAATAAGATTATGCAGAGGCAGTGAGCAATATAAGATATTCACAGTCCAAAGCGGTTGCCAGGATGCAACTCCTAACTGTACAAATGATAGTTCCACACAAAGGTTAGTTTCCCTTCCCTCAGGTGTAGTGCCGGATAACGATTTCTGCGTAGTTTTTGATCGAAGGGGTTATCCACTGAATTGTGGGTGCGGTTTGGGAATGGGAAGTGTCACACTAAAAAACGCTTACGGCAGTAGGATTGTTATATTAAACAGGTTGGGGAGGGTCAGGTATGAATAG